From Pseudomonas fluorescens:
TTTTAAGCCACGGATTTTGTCCTTTCTGGAGCCGTACATGCAGTTACGACCGCTTGTTTTACTCACCCTGTTCAGTGTTCTGGTCGCCTGCAGCAGCGAAGCCCCGAAACCATCGACGCCACAACCGACGCCGCAGCAAGAGAAAAAAGTCCCAGGCATTGAAGACGTCGGCCCGCTGCCGGCCTATCAACGGGAAATCAACGGTACCCTCACCAACGTGCCCAGTGGCGCCGAGGTGGAGATGGCGCTGCTGGTGATCGACGACCGCAGCCGCCCGCAACAACTGCTCGCCAGCAGCGTGCTCAGTGGCAACGGCAAGCCCCTGGCCTTCCGCCTGCGCTTCAACCCCGAAGCGTTCCCGGCCGGTGCACGGGTTGAGTTACGCGGCCGTGCCAGCCAGTCCGGCCAGCTGATCCTGCACCTGCCCGCCGTACGCATCACCCAGGCGATCACCCAGACCACCGGCCCCCTGCAACTCGTCAAGGCACCATGACGCCACCGCTGGACCTGCAACGCGCCCTGAGCGAACTGATCGGCGACGCGCACCTGGTGCCCTGCCC
This genomic window contains:
- a CDS encoding YbaY family lipoprotein — protein: MQLRPLVLLTLFSVLVACSSEAPKPSTPQPTPQQEKKVPGIEDVGPLPAYQREINGTLTNVPSGAEVEMALLVIDDRSRPQQLLASSVLSGNGKPLAFRLRFNPEAFPAGARVELRGRASQSGQLILHLPAVRITQAITQTTGPLQLVKAP